One window of the Mesotoga sp. UBA6090 genome contains the following:
- the xpt gene encoding xanthine phosphoribosyltransferase, protein MGELILSRKEIFSSLEEAVKSRGSVMDNGILKVDSFLNHQIDPLLMKSAGELIADFFRSFGVTKVLTAESSGIAPALMAASSLGTQLVFARKRRPITMQRYLSESAPSHTKGGIVELNISLDYLGSEDRVIIVDDFLASGKTIEALARLSNKTGASLVGFAAIIEKTFEEGRSLLEKFGVPVLGIVRISSLDPLSFVENEI, encoded by the coding sequence ATGGGTGAACTTATTCTTTCCAGAAAAGAGATTTTCTCCTCCCTCGAAGAAGCCGTAAAGAGCAGAGGTTCCGTTATGGACAACGGTATTCTAAAGGTGGATTCCTTCTTGAATCATCAGATTGACCCGCTGCTTATGAAGAGCGCGGGTGAGTTGATAGCGGACTTTTTCAGAAGCTTCGGAGTGACAAAGGTTTTGACTGCCGAGAGTTCGGGAATTGCTCCCGCCTTAATGGCTGCCAGCAGCCTGGGAACTCAGCTGGTCTTCGCGCGAAAGCGGAGACCGATAACCATGCAAAGATATCTGAGCGAATCCGCCCCTTCGCATACTAAGGGTGGAATTGTGGAACTAAACATCTCCCTGGATTATCTCGGTAGTGAGGACAGAGTAATCATTGTTGATGACTTTCTTGCAAGCGGTAAAACAATAGAGGCTCTGGCCAGACTTTCGAACAAGACGGGAGCTTCTCTTGTAGGCTTTGCAGCAATAATTGAAAAGACATTCGAAGAGGGGCGGTCATTACTTGAAAAGTTCGGCGTTCCGGTTCTTGGAATAGTGAGAATCTCTTCACTCGACCCACTCTCTTTTGTGGAAAATGAAATCTAA